One Magnetococcus sp. PR-3 DNA window includes the following coding sequences:
- the petA gene encoding ubiquinol-cytochrome c reductase iron-sulfur subunit has protein sequence MSTVNEHDENRRDFLIMATGAVGAVGVAGAAWPFIDSWSPSADVLAQATTEVSLGAIGEGQMITTLWQGKPVFILHRNGEQIESAKNDDSASDLIDPQTDADRIQKEEWLIVMASCTHLGCVPQPIGTGDFGGFLCPCHGSHYDTSGRIRKGPAPRNLEVPYYEFKDDETIVIGKAMS, from the coding sequence GTGTCCACGGTTAACGAACACGATGAAAATCGCCGGGATTTCCTGATCATGGCCACAGGTGCGGTGGGTGCCGTTGGTGTCGCTGGTGCGGCATGGCCCTTCATCGATTCCTGGTCCCCCTCAGCCGATGTTCTGGCTCAAGCTACCACGGAGGTAAGCTTGGGTGCCATTGGTGAAGGTCAAATGATCACCACATTGTGGCAAGGCAAACCAGTCTTCATTCTGCACCGGAATGGTGAGCAGATTGAATCGGCTAAAAACGATGACAGTGCGAGTGATCTGATTGATCCGCAAACTGATGCAGATCGTATTCAGAAAGAGGAGTGGCTTATCGTCATGGCCTCGTGCACTCACTTGGGCTGTGTACCTCAGCCTATAGGTACTGGCGACTTTGGCGGTTTCCTCTGCCCCTGTCACGGTTCGCACTACGATACCTCTGGTCGTATTCGTAAAGGTCCCGCTCCACGTAACCTGGAAGTGCCCTACTACGAGTTCAAAGATGACGAGACAATCGTTATCGGTAAGGCAATGAGCTAA
- a CDS encoding tRNA (cytidine(34)-2'-O)-methyltransferase: MNQISESSNVVQTEPVTAEELLHVVLYRPEIPPNTGNIQRICAATGAVLHLVGPLGFRLDHAALKRAGMDYRQWVDVQRYDSWEECLAAQPKDARWIPVSTKATQGYHEMAFKPGDRLLFGRESGGLPEALHQSYGHNAVRIPMTPHARSLNLANSVAIVLYEALRQLEFKTLG; this comes from the coding sequence ATGAACCAAATATCTGAATCAAGCAATGTTGTGCAAACTGAACCTGTTACAGCGGAAGAGTTGCTCCATGTGGTGCTCTATCGGCCAGAAATTCCCCCCAATACAGGGAATATTCAAAGAATTTGTGCGGCTACGGGTGCCGTCCTGCATTTGGTGGGTCCGCTTGGTTTTCGCTTGGATCACGCTGCACTTAAGCGGGCGGGTATGGATTATCGCCAGTGGGTTGATGTGCAACGCTATGATAGTTGGGAAGAGTGCTTGGCAGCCCAGCCGAAGGATGCCCGGTGGATACCGGTGAGTACCAAAGCGACACAAGGGTACCATGAGATGGCTTTTAAGCCGGGTGATCGCCTGCTTTTTGGACGTGAGAGTGGGGGGTTGCCTGAGGCGCTTCACCAAAGCTATGGCCACAATGCGGTTCGAATTCCCATGACCCCACATGCACGCAGTTTAAATCTGGCCAACTCTGTTGCCATTGTGCTCTATGAAGCACTGCGCCAGCTGGAGTTTAAAACCCTCGGTTAA